From the genome of Phyllostomus discolor isolate MPI-MPIP mPhyDis1 chromosome 12, mPhyDis1.pri.v3, whole genome shotgun sequence, one region includes:
- the CEBPG gene encoding CCAAT/enhancer-binding protein gamma isoform X1, which produces MCFPPIFKNNHRWAVPSGIQVHVKIWQCRVETIDHLALISASSVLARESAQMSKIPQQNSTPGVNGISVIHTPAHASGLQQVPQLVPAGPGGGGKAVPPSKQSKKNSPMDRNSDEYRQRRERNNMAVKKSRLKSKQKAQDTLQRVNQLKEENERLEAKIKLLTKELSVLKDLFLEHAHNLADNVQPSSTENMTNSDNAGQ; this is translated from the exons ATGtgttttcctcccatttttaaaaacaatcacagATGGGCAGTACCCTCAGGGATTCAG GTACATGTGAAGATTTGGCAGTGTAGAGTGGAAACAATTGATCACCTTGCCCTCATTTCTGCCTCTTCTGTGTTGGCAAGGGAGAGTGCCCAAATGAGCAAGATACCGCAGCAGAACAGTACTCCAGGAGTGAACGGGATAAGTGTTATTCATACTCCAGCTCATGCCAGCGGCTTACAGCAGGTTCCTCAGCTGGTACCCgctggccctgggggaggaggtaAGGCTGTGCCTCCAAGCAAGCAAAGCAAAAAGAATTCACCCATGGATCGAAACAGTGATGAGTATCGTCAGCGCAGAGAGAGGAACAACATGGCTGTGAAAAAGAGCCGGTTGAAAAGCAAGCAGAAAGCACAAGATACACTGCAGAGAGTGAATCAGCTCAAAGAAGAGAATGAACGATTAGAGGCAAAAATCAAACTGCTGACTAAGGAATTAAGTGTACTAAAAGATTTGTTCCTTGAGCATGCGCACAATCTTGCAGACAACGTGCAACCCAGTAGCACTGAAAATATGACAAATTCTGATAACGCAGGACAGTAG
- the CEBPG gene encoding CCAAT/enhancer-binding protein gamma isoform X2, giving the protein MSKIPQQNSTPGVNGISVIHTPAHASGLQQVPQLVPAGPGGGGKAVPPSKQSKKNSPMDRNSDEYRQRRERNNMAVKKSRLKSKQKAQDTLQRVNQLKEENERLEAKIKLLTKELSVLKDLFLEHAHNLADNVQPSSTENMTNSDNAGQ; this is encoded by the coding sequence ATGAGCAAGATACCGCAGCAGAACAGTACTCCAGGAGTGAACGGGATAAGTGTTATTCATACTCCAGCTCATGCCAGCGGCTTACAGCAGGTTCCTCAGCTGGTACCCgctggccctgggggaggaggtaAGGCTGTGCCTCCAAGCAAGCAAAGCAAAAAGAATTCACCCATGGATCGAAACAGTGATGAGTATCGTCAGCGCAGAGAGAGGAACAACATGGCTGTGAAAAAGAGCCGGTTGAAAAGCAAGCAGAAAGCACAAGATACACTGCAGAGAGTGAATCAGCTCAAAGAAGAGAATGAACGATTAGAGGCAAAAATCAAACTGCTGACTAAGGAATTAAGTGTACTAAAAGATTTGTTCCTTGAGCATGCGCACAATCTTGCAGACAACGTGCAACCCAGTAGCACTGAAAATATGACAAATTCTGATAACGCAGGACAGTAG